A portion of the Flavobacterium magnum genome contains these proteins:
- a CDS encoding acyl-CoA carboxylase subunit beta codes for MDINFNKNEDHNRLLLSDLKQQLAKVKLGGGEKRIEKLHAEGKMTARERIDYLLDAKANNIEIAAFAGDGMYAEHGGCPSGGVVVKMGYIKGKQCIVVANDATVKAGAWFPITGKKNLRAQEIAIENRLPIIYLVDSAGVYLPMQDEIFPDKEHFGRIFRNNAVMSSMGITQIAAVMGSCVAGGAYLPIMSDEALIVDKTGSIFLAGSYLVKAAIGESIDNETLGGATTHCEISGVTDYKAKDDKDALDRIKNIVSKIGDFEKAGFNRDKPAKPAKDENEIYGILPKARNEQYDMMEIIERLVDNSEFEAYKDGYGQTIITGYARIDGWAVGIVANQRKVVKSKKGEMQFGGVIYSDSADKATRFIANCNQKKIPLVFIQDVTGFMVGSKSEHGGIIKDGAKMVNAVSNSVVPKFTVIVGNSYGAGNYAMCGKAYDPRLIFAWPSAELAVMGGTQAAKVLMQIEASSLKSKGEVVDEKKEQELFDKIKARYDAQVSPYYAASRIWTDAIIDPIDTRTWISMGIEAANHAPIQKPFNLGVIQT; via the coding sequence ATGGATATCAATTTCAATAAGAACGAAGACCATAACAGGCTGCTGCTGTCTGATTTAAAGCAGCAACTCGCCAAAGTCAAATTGGGTGGCGGCGAAAAGCGAATCGAAAAATTACACGCCGAGGGCAAGATGACGGCCCGTGAACGCATCGATTACCTCCTCGACGCTAAGGCAAACAACATTGAAATCGCAGCGTTTGCGGGTGATGGCATGTACGCCGAGCATGGCGGATGCCCTTCGGGTGGTGTGGTCGTCAAAATGGGTTACATCAAAGGGAAACAATGCATTGTCGTAGCCAACGATGCGACCGTGAAAGCCGGCGCCTGGTTTCCGATCACCGGAAAGAAAAACCTTCGTGCACAGGAAATCGCCATTGAAAACCGCTTACCTATTATATATCTTGTCGACAGCGCCGGGGTGTATCTGCCGATGCAGGACGAGATTTTTCCGGACAAAGAGCACTTCGGGCGTATATTCCGGAACAATGCCGTGATGAGCAGCATGGGCATCACACAGATTGCAGCCGTTATGGGAAGCTGTGTAGCAGGAGGCGCTTACCTCCCGATTATGAGTGACGAGGCGCTGATTGTCGACAAAACAGGCAGTATTTTCCTTGCGGGAAGTTACCTCGTTAAAGCGGCTATCGGTGAGAGCATAGACAATGAAACACTTGGAGGCGCGACGACACATTGCGAGATTTCAGGCGTAACCGATTACAAGGCGAAAGATGATAAGGATGCTTTGGACAGGATCAAGAATATCGTTTCCAAGATAGGCGATTTTGAAAAAGCGGGTTTCAACCGTGACAAACCTGCAAAACCCGCAAAAGACGAAAACGAGATTTATGGCATTCTGCCCAAGGCACGAAACGAGCAGTACGACATGATGGAGATCATCGAGCGACTGGTGGACAATTCCGAGTTCGAAGCGTACAAGGACGGCTACGGGCAAACCATCATCACGGGGTATGCGCGCATTGACGGCTGGGCGGTAGGGATTGTAGCCAACCAGCGTAAGGTTGTAAAATCCAAAAAAGGGGAAATGCAGTTTGGCGGCGTGATCTACTCCGATTCAGCAGATAAAGCTACGCGCTTTATTGCCAATTGCAACCAGAAGAAAATTCCGTTGGTTTTCATACAGGATGTGACCGGCTTTATGGTGGGTTCAAAATCGGAACATGGCGGTATTATTAAGGATGGGGCGAAGATGGTAAATGCGGTATCCAATTCGGTTGTACCTAAATTTACAGTAATCGTAGGGAATTCTTATGGTGCCGGAAATTATGCCATGTGCGGCAAAGCATACGATCCGAGGTTGATTTTTGCGTGGCCAAGCGCCGAACTGGCCGTCATGGGCGGCACGCAGGCAGCCAAAGTTTTGATGCAGATCGAAGCTTCCTCATTAAAATCAAAAGGGGAAGTCGTGGACGAAAAGAAAGAACAGGAATTGTTCGATAAAATCAAGGCGCGCTATGATGCCCAGGTCTCGCCTTATTACGCAGCTTCAAGGATCTGGACCGACGCCATCATCGACCCGATTGATACACGTACCTGGATTTCCATGGGCATTGAGGCGGCAAATCATGCGCCGATACAAAAACCTTTTAACCTTGGTGTGATCCAGACTTAA
- a CDS encoding DUF47 domain-containing protein, with protein MTINNFFQFLVPKDKKFFPLFEKATSNMILMASTLHEVVNMAPADRHEHFMKIEELEQTGEEITRKINLELSKNFITPFDREDIYALTKAIDNIAGNIYGASSRMRLYHIEKITKSIRKLTEINLEACQNIDAAVKELRDLKKIKKITDACARINKLENKSDMVYDKAVADLFENETDAKNIIKYKEVLSVLESAADRCKSASNVLESIAVKHS; from the coding sequence ATGACGATAAATAATTTCTTCCAGTTTTTAGTCCCGAAAGATAAAAAATTCTTTCCATTATTTGAGAAAGCGACTTCAAACATGATCCTGATGGCAAGTACGTTGCATGAGGTGGTCAATATGGCTCCGGCGGACCGCCACGAGCATTTCATGAAGATTGAGGAACTCGAACAGACAGGGGAGGAAATCACCCGGAAAATCAACCTCGAACTGAGCAAGAATTTTATTACGCCTTTTGACCGTGAAGACATTTACGCGCTGACCAAGGCAATTGACAATATCGCCGGGAATATTTACGGTGCCTCAAGCAGGATGCGTTTGTACCACATAGAGAAAATTACAAAATCCATCCGCAAACTCACCGAGATCAATCTTGAAGCTTGCCAGAACATTGACGCTGCGGTGAAGGAACTGCGCGACCTGAAGAAAATTAAGAAAATTACCGATGCCTGCGCCCGGATCAACAAGCTTGAAAATAAATCGGATATGGTTTATGATAAAGCCGTGGCCGACCTGTTTGAAAATGAAACCGACGCAAAGAATATCATCAAATACAAGGAAGTGCTTTCCGTACTGGAATCGGCGGCTGACCGGTGTAAGAGCGCTTCAAACGTACTCGAATCCATCGCGGTAAAACATTCATAA
- a CDS encoding inorganic phosphate transporter produces MTLLIIIIVLALIFDYINGFHDAANAIATVVATKVLTPFQAVIWAAFFNFLAYWVFGFGVADTVAKTANTMEINLTVILAGVIAAIIWNLFTWWQGIPSSSSHTLIGGFAGAAIAHAGIGVVSWYKAGKDGGLPSGVLIIIAFIVLAPLLGALVSYLISLWLLHSYKKRALPKLFTVGLMALTFWFIEGQIKYYDKIDKPRFDSHFWSVALEQHNIKWFLVGFIIFTISIFCLFFSRLNHTQSEFWLKKMQLLSSAAFSLGHGGNDSQKVMGIIAAAVAVYVHTHTGETMPDWLNVILPDEDGNGSNMPEWIPLACYSAIAAGTLSGGWKIVKTMGSKITKVTSFEGVAAETAGALTLYFTEHLKIPVSTTHTITGSIIGVGLTKRISAVRWGVTVSLVWAWILTIPISAILAAIVYYLLSIFI; encoded by the coding sequence ATGACGTTATTAATCATCATCATCGTTTTAGCCCTTATTTTTGATTACATCAATGGTTTTCACGATGCCGCTAACGCCATTGCCACTGTTGTGGCTACAAAGGTGCTTACTCCTTTTCAGGCGGTGATATGGGCTGCGTTTTTCAACTTCCTGGCGTACTGGGTTTTTGGATTTGGCGTCGCCGACACCGTGGCTAAAACAGCCAATACCATGGAAATCAATCTTACGGTGATCCTCGCTGGGGTCATTGCGGCCATCATATGGAATTTATTTACGTGGTGGCAGGGTATTCCGTCAAGTTCGTCCCATACGCTGATCGGGGGCTTCGCGGGCGCGGCCATTGCGCACGCCGGAATCGGCGTCGTATCGTGGTACAAGGCAGGAAAGGATGGCGGTTTGCCGTCGGGCGTACTGATTATTATCGCATTCATCGTGCTGGCGCCTTTACTCGGTGCGCTGGTCTCTTACCTGATTTCGCTCTGGCTATTGCATTCCTATAAAAAACGGGCGTTGCCAAAGTTGTTTACCGTAGGATTAATGGCACTGACATTTTGGTTTATTGAAGGACAGATTAAATATTACGACAAGATCGACAAACCGAGATTCGATTCCCACTTCTGGAGTGTGGCACTCGAACAGCACAACATCAAATGGTTCCTTGTTGGATTCATCATCTTTACGATCAGTATCTTTTGCCTGTTTTTCAGCAGGCTGAACCATACACAGTCAGAATTTTGGCTGAAGAAAATGCAGCTGCTTTCGTCTGCGGCCTTTAGCCTCGGACATGGCGGTAACGATTCACAGAAAGTTATGGGAATCATCGCTGCGGCGGTAGCGGTTTACGTTCACACACATACGGGCGAAACAATGCCGGATTGGCTCAATGTCATCTTACCGGATGAGGATGGAAACGGTTCGAATATGCCCGAGTGGATCCCGTTAGCGTGCTACTCCGCGATTGCAGCCGGAACCCTGAGCGGCGGCTGGAAAATCGTCAAGACGATGGGGTCTAAAATCACCAAAGTAACCTCATTTGAAGGCGTTGCTGCAGAAACCGCCGGAGCCCTGACATTGTATTTTACCGAACACCTGAAGATTCCCGTAAGCACCACACATACAATCACCGGTTCTATTATCGGGGTGGGCCTTACCAAAAGGATTTCCGCAGTGCGCTGGGGCGTAACGGTCAGTCTGGTTTGGGCATGGATCCTCACCATTCCGATTTCAGCGATTCTGGCCGCGATTGTATACTACTTGCTCAGTATCTTTATCTAA
- the lpxD gene encoding UDP-3-O-(3-hydroxymyristoyl)glucosamine N-acyltransferase: MKTFSIQEINEILKGELVGDTTCRITAPEQLDAASETEISFIGNKKYERCWAGSKACAAVVNKDITIEPGDNRAFIKVGNADLAMSQVLDLFAPPLPEFDHDIHPSAVVDVSATIGNGSRIGAGCYIGKNVKIGDHSTIYPNVTILDESSIGNHTTIWSGSVIRERCHIGHHCIIHPNATIGADGFGFRPCAERGLVKIPQIGNVIIGNGVEIGANSCVDRGKFSSTVLGDGCKIDNLVQIGHNSKLGRFCIMAGNSGLAGSVTLGDGVIIGGSASIKDHVTIGSGATVGAGSGVTGDIEPGKVMLGYPAVEARDALKQWAILKRLVKESSR; this comes from the coding sequence ATGAAAACCTTCAGCATCCAGGAAATTAATGAAATTTTAAAAGGAGAACTGGTTGGGGATACCACTTGCCGCATAACCGCTCCCGAGCAGCTTGATGCCGCCTCTGAAACTGAGATTTCTTTTATCGGGAATAAAAAATACGAACGTTGCTGGGCCGGGTCCAAGGCTTGTGCCGCTGTGGTCAATAAAGACATCACGATTGAGCCCGGAGATAACAGGGCATTCATTAAGGTGGGCAACGCCGATCTGGCCATGTCGCAGGTACTTGACCTCTTTGCCCCTCCCCTTCCTGAATTCGATCACGACATCCATCCGTCCGCGGTAGTCGATGTATCGGCGACAATTGGAAACGGTTCCCGTATCGGGGCGGGCTGCTATATCGGAAAGAATGTCAAAATTGGCGACCATTCCACCATTTACCCGAATGTCACGATTTTGGATGAGTCCAGTATAGGAAATCATACGACAATCTGGTCCGGAAGTGTGATACGCGAGCGTTGCCATATCGGACACCACTGCATCATCCATCCCAATGCGACGATCGGGGCCGACGGCTTCGGTTTTAGGCCTTGTGCCGAACGAGGATTGGTAAAAATCCCGCAAATAGGCAATGTGATTATTGGCAATGGCGTTGAAATCGGTGCAAATTCCTGTGTTGATAGGGGTAAATTCAGCTCGACCGTTCTGGGAGATGGCTGTAAAATTGACAACCTGGTACAAATCGGACACAACAGCAAACTGGGACGTTTTTGCATCATGGCCGGCAACAGCGGACTCGCAGGTTCTGTCACACTGGGTGATGGCGTCATTATCGGCGGAAGCGCTTCGATCAAGGACCATGTCACCATTGGCAGCGGCGCGACAGTCGGCGCGGGCTCTGGGGTTACAGGCGACATAGAGCCCGGAAAGGTCATGCTCGGCTATCCTGCTGTAGAGGCTCGGGATGCGTTAAAACAGTGGGCCATCTTAAAACGATTGGTAAAAGAATCTTCGAGATAG
- a CDS encoding DUF1697 domain-containing protein, giving the protein MGTFIALLRGINVSGQKLIKMEALRQALAALHLQNIQTYIQSGNVVFQSDTCEPGLLEQQISEQILAEFGFEVPVMVLTLEDLEFVWQHNPFAGEALPDDTQPYVAILAGMPLPDRLQILLAIDFEPDRLVVVNRFIYLRYHHGAGTTKLTNAVIENKLKMRATSRNWKTIRKLIEMAKNHG; this is encoded by the coding sequence ATGGGTACGTTTATCGCCTTACTGCGCGGCATCAATGTCAGCGGACAAAAGTTAATCAAAATGGAGGCGCTTAGACAGGCACTCGCCGCGCTTCACCTTCAAAATATACAGACGTATATCCAAAGCGGAAATGTTGTCTTTCAAAGCGACACGTGCGAGCCGGGTTTGTTGGAACAGCAGATTTCGGAACAGATTCTCGCGGAGTTTGGTTTTGAAGTTCCGGTGATGGTCCTGACATTGGAAGACCTGGAATTTGTGTGGCAACACAATCCATTTGCCGGGGAAGCACTGCCCGACGACACCCAGCCTTATGTCGCCATCCTTGCTGGAATGCCTTTGCCGGATCGCCTGCAAATCCTGCTGGCTATTGATTTTGAGCCGGACAGGCTGGTCGTTGTGAACCGGTTCATTTACCTCCGTTACCACCACGGTGCCGGTACCACAAAGCTCACAAATGCGGTGATTGAGAATAAGCTCAAAATGCGTGCGACATCAAGGAACTGGAAAACAATTCGGAAACTTATTGAAATGGCGAAGAATCACGGCTAA
- a CDS encoding endonuclease/exonuclease/phosphatase family protein: MNTIQKTFLLLLLSLSAFGQNLKVMTYNLRFDNPADGENRWDLRKEFLCRQIQFYSPDFIGTQEVKLHQLKYIDSTMTHYSYIGIGRDSSPTGGEYSAIFYNSTKFRVVKHSTFWLSETPGEVSKGWDAMFERICTYGLFENIKTRQRFYVFNTHFDHVGELARTNSAKLIVSKINAINTENVPVIVTGDFNSEIKSTAYRFLSSWMNDSKVISEELPFGPSGTFNNFEFNKPVTLLIDYIFTSKDNIAVTKYGVLSDSKDCKYPSDHLPVYVELFLKK; encoded by the coding sequence ATGAACACCATACAAAAAACGTTCCTTTTATTGCTGCTTTCGCTGTCGGCTTTCGGCCAAAACCTAAAGGTGATGACCTACAACCTGCGTTTCGACAATCCGGCTGATGGGGAAAACCGCTGGGACCTGCGCAAAGAATTCCTCTGCAGACAGATTCAATTTTACAGTCCGGATTTCATTGGTACACAGGAAGTTAAGCTGCACCAGTTGAAGTATATTGACAGCACCATGACGCATTACAGCTATATCGGGATTGGTCGCGACAGCTCGCCCACCGGCGGTGAGTACAGCGCGATTTTTTACAATTCGACCAAATTCCGGGTCGTGAAGCACTCCACGTTTTGGCTCTCGGAAACGCCGGGTGAAGTGTCCAAAGGATGGGACGCAATGTTTGAAAGGATTTGTACTTACGGACTTTTTGAAAATATCAAAACCAGGCAGCGTTTTTACGTATTCAATACCCATTTCGACCATGTGGGGGAACTGGCGCGCACCAACAGCGCCAAACTGATCGTGAGTAAGATCAACGCCATCAACACCGAAAATGTTCCTGTAATCGTTACAGGTGATTTCAACAGCGAGATTAAAAGCACAGCATACCGATTCCTCTCCTCGTGGATGAATGATTCAAAAGTCATCAGCGAAGAACTTCCGTTCGGGCCGTCAGGTACCTTTAATAATTTTGAATTCAACAAGCCGGTCACGCTTTTGATAGATTATATTTTTACAAGCAAGGACAACATTGCGGTCACCAAATATGGGGTGCTCAGCGACTCCAAGGACTGCAAATATCCGTCGGACCACCTACCGGTATACGTCGAGCTTTTTCTAAAGAAGTAA
- a CDS encoding energy transducer TonB, with protein sequence MLKKILSLAMLLSVLCASAQERVYKDRNNKATTADLAESYEISTFNNDKTLQTIRTFRMDNSLISESSLAIREDGVMPQGKATLYNPDGSVAWFANYANGNLDGESKTFWPGGALKRDETYSAGKMLSGTCYDVNGEEIPYFPREKRPEYPGGMTEAYKFIANNFQVRGTKSGTIYLTFVVEKDGSVADIEIKKGVGKRLDQEAVRVLKSMPKWIPGTQEGVAVRTSFALPIKIAEQP encoded by the coding sequence ATGTTGAAAAAAATACTGTCATTGGCCATGCTGCTGTCTGTGCTCTGCGCAAGCGCCCAGGAAAGAGTTTATAAGGACAGAAACAATAAGGCGACCACGGCCGATTTGGCCGAAAGCTACGAAATCAGTACATTCAACAACGACAAGACACTGCAAACGATCAGGACCTTCCGTATGGACAATTCCCTGATCAGTGAGTCAAGTCTCGCTATCCGTGAAGACGGCGTCATGCCGCAGGGAAAGGCGACACTCTACAATCCCGATGGCAGTGTGGCCTGGTTTGCCAACTATGCTAACGGAAACCTCGATGGCGAATCGAAAACCTTCTGGCCGGGCGGCGCATTGAAACGCGACGAGACTTACTCGGCCGGGAAAATGCTCAGCGGGACCTGTTATGATGTCAATGGCGAGGAAATTCCCTACTTTCCAAGGGAAAAACGCCCTGAATATCCGGGAGGCATGACCGAAGCTTACAAATTTATCGCCAATAATTTCCAGGTCCGGGGCACCAAATCCGGCACCATTTATCTTACCTTCGTCGTCGAGAAAGACGGTTCGGTGGCAGACATTGAGATCAAGAAGGGCGTAGGAAAGCGCCTGGACCAGGAGGCCGTACGCGTCCTGAAAAGCATGCCCAAATGGATTCCCGGCACCCAGGAAGGCGTAGCGGTGAGAACCAGTTTTGCACTTCCGATTAAAATTGCCGAACAACCCTAA
- a CDS encoding response regulator — protein sequence MVSQNTHTARHIFMVDDDEDDRMIFSDILRSADNSIVLTEVENGKKLMDLLDNPPLPHLVFLDLNMPVKDGFECLEQIRKQAKLKQLNIVVYTTSDNPETIRKAQHLGATFYAVKPCSMENLRTLINTILDMDWLTLRPESRSFRLI from the coding sequence ATGGTATCGCAAAACACCCACACGGCAAGGCATATTTTTATGGTCGATGATGACGAGGATGACCGGATGATTTTCTCAGATATCCTGCGCTCGGCCGACAATTCGATCGTGCTAACAGAAGTCGAAAATGGGAAGAAACTTATGGATCTGCTAGACAACCCGCCGCTGCCGCACCTGGTATTCCTTGATTTGAACATGCCGGTAAAAGATGGTTTTGAATGCCTCGAGCAAATCAGGAAACAGGCGAAACTTAAACAGCTCAATATTGTCGTGTACACTACTTCAGACAATCCTGAAACCATCCGCAAGGCCCAGCATCTGGGCGCCACTTTTTATGCGGTGAAACCGTGTTCAATGGAAAATCTCAGGACCCTCATCAATACCATTTTGGATATGGACTGGCTCACATTGCGCCCGGAATCAAGAAGTTTCAGGTTGATATAA
- a CDS encoding sensor histidine kinase, with translation MKIKTKLNLGVGLLFVMILLLALVSAFYIFSIKKDTESILKANYNTLEYSRNMLLALDRITAAEGNSIADFESNLSKQVLNITETGEDRVTHELKRSFTSLKADRRNEKLKSKIRQDIFEIMRLNMIAIKKKSDIARTTAETGNLMIASTGAFCFLIAFSLLINLPNNIANPIRELTESIRQIANKNYSERVNFMNHNEFGDLARSFNTMALKLQEYHNSNLYKLSFEKKRLETLINNMHDPILGLDNDGIILFANDEALKIMGVKSEDVIGKRAAALALTNDLLKSLIGNQSHNDRPHMMKIFYEGKESYFEKETVSITITPTGEYEAIDIGEVIILRNITIFKELDFAKTNFIATVSHELKTPIASIKLSLQLLENKETGVINEGQKQLIDSIKEDSQRLLKITGELLELSQLETGNIQLNIEHSNPYKIIEYATGAVRKEAAQKQIEIRIAAEEGLPEIKADGEKTAWVLINFLTNAIRYSSENSQIEVQLKKENNQLTFRVADTGKGIDSRYKTKVFDKYFQVPGSQKSGTGLGLAISREFIEAQNGTIGVDSELGLGSTFYFRLPTV, from the coding sequence ATGAAAATTAAAACCAAACTGAACCTGGGCGTAGGATTATTGTTTGTGATGATACTCCTGCTGGCGCTTGTAAGTGCCTTTTATATTTTTTCGATAAAGAAGGATACCGAAAGCATCCTGAAAGCCAACTACAATACGCTTGAATATTCCAGGAATATGCTGCTGGCACTTGATCGTATCACCGCTGCCGAGGGGAATTCGATAGCCGATTTTGAATCCAATTTGTCAAAACAGGTTCTTAACATCACGGAAACCGGAGAAGACAGGGTAACCCATGAGCTCAAACGCAGTTTTACCTCATTGAAAGCGGATCGCCGCAATGAGAAACTGAAAAGTAAAATCCGGCAGGACATATTCGAAATCATGAGACTCAATATGATCGCAATCAAAAAGAAGAGCGATATTGCCCGGACGACCGCCGAAACCGGAAACCTGATGATTGCCTCTACCGGGGCGTTCTGCTTCCTTATTGCGTTCAGTTTGCTTATCAACCTTCCCAACAACATCGCGAATCCGATCAGGGAACTCACGGAGAGCATCCGGCAGATTGCCAACAAGAACTATTCTGAGCGGGTAAATTTCATGAACCATAACGAATTCGGTGACCTCGCGCGGTCATTCAATACCATGGCATTAAAGCTTCAGGAATACCACAACAGCAATCTTTACAAACTGTCTTTTGAGAAGAAGCGTCTCGAAACCTTGATTAACAATATGCACGATCCCATCCTGGGATTGGACAACGACGGCATCATTTTGTTTGCCAACGACGAGGCGTTAAAAATTATGGGGGTGAAATCTGAGGATGTCATAGGAAAACGGGCTGCGGCTTTGGCTTTAACCAACGACCTGCTGAAATCGCTTATCGGCAATCAGTCCCACAACGACAGGCCGCACATGATGAAAATTTTTTACGAAGGAAAAGAGAGCTATTTTGAAAAAGAAACAGTAAGCATCACGATAACGCCGACGGGAGAATACGAGGCCATCGATATTGGCGAGGTCATTATCCTCAGGAATATCACCATCTTCAAGGAGCTCGATTTTGCGAAGACCAACTTTATCGCGACAGTGTCACACGAATTGAAAACACCAATCGCCTCGATTAAACTAAGCCTCCAGCTTTTGGAAAATAAGGAAACCGGCGTAATAAATGAGGGCCAGAAACAACTAATCGACAGCATTAAAGAGGACAGCCAGCGGTTATTAAAAATTACAGGCGAACTGCTTGAGCTGTCGCAACTGGAAACCGGGAACATCCAACTCAATATCGAGCACAGTAACCCTTATAAAATTATTGAATACGCTACCGGCGCAGTCAGGAAGGAAGCAGCACAAAAGCAGATTGAAATTCGGATTGCTGCGGAAGAAGGGCTGCCCGAAATAAAAGCGGACGGTGAAAAAACAGCTTGGGTACTTATTAATTTTCTAACTAATGCCATTCGGTATTCATCAGAAAACAGCCAGATCGAAGTACAATTGAAAAAAGAAAATAACCAGCTTACCTTCCGCGTCGCCGACACCGGGAAAGGCATCGACAGCCGATACAAGACAAAGGTATTTGATAAATATTTCCAGGTTCCGGGAAGCCAGAAATCCGGTACGGGACTCGGACTGGCAATCAGCAGGGAATTCATCGAGGCGCAAAACGGTACAATCGGTGTCGACAGTGAGTTGGGACTCGGCAGCACGTTTTACTTTAGATTACCAACAGTTTAA
- a CDS encoding sensor protein KdpD — translation MDGKEHNAQHFLDLIQKSRKGKFKVYIGMSAGVGKTFRMLQEAHSLLKNGIDVKIGYIETHNRKETQELLYGLPVVPRRTLFYKGKQLEEMDVQAIINLRPEVVIVDELAHSNIEGSKNEKRWQDVFEILDAGINVISAVNIQHIESLNEDVKFITNVVVQERIPDDVLRQADEVVNIDLTSDELITRLKEGKIYTADKIPTALNNFFKSEQILQLRELALKEVAGQVVRKVENELPRGIALRHERLLACISSNDRTAKIVIRKTARLATYYNSRWYVLYVETPQENSDKIALDKQRHLINNYKLATQLGAEVIRIERNHVTDGILDITREKEITTVCIGKPHLSLFKVILSTNIFKKLLNNLSSSNIDLVILSSS, via the coding sequence ATGGATGGTAAAGAACATAATGCACAGCACTTCCTGGATTTGATCCAAAAGTCCCGCAAAGGAAAGTTTAAAGTCTACATCGGCATGAGTGCCGGTGTGGGCAAAACTTTTCGTATGCTTCAGGAGGCGCACAGCTTACTTAAAAACGGGATCGATGTCAAAATTGGCTACATCGAAACCCACAACAGGAAAGAAACACAGGAACTGCTTTACGGTCTGCCTGTGGTTCCGAGGAGGACGCTTTTTTACAAAGGCAAACAACTGGAGGAGATGGATGTACAGGCGATAATCAACCTCCGCCCGGAAGTCGTGATTGTCGATGAACTGGCCCACAGCAATATCGAAGGAAGCAAAAATGAAAAACGCTGGCAGGATGTATTTGAAATCCTCGATGCCGGGATAAACGTGATTTCAGCCGTAAACATCCAGCACATCGAAAGCCTGAACGAAGATGTGAAGTTCATTACAAATGTAGTGGTACAGGAACGCATCCCGGACGATGTTTTGCGTCAGGCCGACGAAGTGGTCAATATAGACCTGACATCCGATGAGCTGATCACGAGACTTAAGGAAGGTAAGATTTATACGGCAGACAAAATTCCGACCGCCCTGAATAATTTCTTTAAATCAGAACAAATATTGCAGCTGCGCGAACTCGCGTTAAAGGAAGTCGCTGGCCAGGTCGTGCGGAAGGTGGAAAATGAGCTGCCAAGGGGCATCGCGCTCAGGCACGAAAGACTACTGGCGTGTATCAGCTCTAATGACCGGACCGCTAAAATCGTGATCCGGAAAACGGCACGGCTCGCCACGTATTACAACAGCCGTTGGTATGTGCTCTACGTGGAAACGCCTCAAGAAAACAGTGACAAGATCGCTTTAGACAAACAGCGCCATCTCATTAACAATTACAAACTTGCGACACAGCTTGGCGCAGAAGTAATCAGAATCGAAAGAAATCACGTTACCGATGGCATTCTTGACATTACCCGGGAAAAAGAAATCACGACGGTATGCATCGGCAAGCCGCATCTCAGTTTATTTAAAGTAATTTTGTCGACAAACATTTTCAAAAAACTGCTCAATAATCTGTCTTCATCAAATATCGATCTTGTCATATTGTCATCATCGTGA